A segment of the Sphingobium sp. EM0848 genome:
TCTCAATCAGATGGCTCATCGAGCGCCCAAGACGGTCGAGTTTCCAAACCACCAGCGTGTCGCCGCTGCGCAGATAGGCGAGCGCCTCGGCCAGGCCGGGCCGATCGGCTTTTGCACCAGATGCGTGATCGTCGAATATCCGGTCGCACCCGGCCGCGTTCAGCGCGTCGAGCTGGAGTGAGAGCTTCTGGTCTGCCGTCGAGACGCGCGCATAGCCGATCAACGCCACATGCAGCCCAATCCTGTCCGTTTTCCCATCATTATCTGATCTTGTCCGAATCGCCGTTATAGGTCCAGAGTTAACGGACATATTCCTGCTGGCCGCCAGAGGACCGTCTGACGGACAAGGACGCGGAAGGAGATAGTGCTTGGCGAGACGGCGACTGGTGAGCGCGGAAATCTGGGCAGGGCATTATGGCGCGCCGCTCGATGAGCGCGAGATTGCGCGGCACTATACGCTGACCGGTGACGACCTGGAAATTGTCGGCCGCCGTCGCGGCGATGCCACCCGGCTCGGCTACGCGATGCTCCTACTCTATATGAGATGGCCTGGCCGTGCGCTGGAAGCGGGTGAAGTCCCGCCCGCTCCTGTGCTCGCCTATGTGGCGCAGCAACTCGGCGTCGCGCCCGAAGCCTTCGCGGACTATGCCCATCGGGACCAGACCCGTCGCGAACATCTCGTTGAAATCCGACGATCGCACGGGTTCAGGATTTTCGACCGCAAGGCTTTCCACGAAGTTGTCGCATTCTCGATCCCGATCGCACAGACCATCGTCCACCCCGGCCAGATGGCGGGGGTCATCGTTGACGAACTTCGGCGCCGGCAGATCCTCCTGCCTTCTTCATCGGTTCTCGAAGCGGTACTCCGGCGTGCTCGCCAGCAGGCCGAACAGCTTACCTATGAAGTGCTCACGAACGGCCTGCGGCCCGATACGCTGCAGGGGCTGGACGATCTGCTGGCCCGACGAACAGGGCAAGCCGCGACATGGCTATCCTGGCTGCGCAATGCACCACAGTCGCCGGCAGCGCGCAACATCCTACGCCTGATCGAACGGCTCACTCATATCCGCGCGCTGGATCTCGATCGCGCCCGTGCCGACATGATCCCGGCTTTGACTTTTGACAGGCTGGCGGACGAAGGCAGCCGGATCACACCCCAGCACCTTGGCGAACTCAATGCCCTGCGCCGCCATGCGACGCTGGCGGCGCAGGGCATCCGTCTTGAGGAAAGCCTGACCGATGCCACCCTGACGATGTTCGACAAGCTGTTGGGCAGCATGTCGCGTCGCGCCGAGAACCGGACCCGTGACAAAGCCCTCAAGACGGTGCGCGAGTTGCAAGGCCATCTCCGGACGCTCACAGGGTCTTGCCGCATTCTCATCGAAGCGCGCACCAACGGTGTGGACTCTCTGGCGCAGATCGAGGCGCTGGATTGGCAGCGCTTCGCCGTGGCGGTCGCGCGGGCCGAAGTACTCGGGCGACCGGAAACCGTCGATCGCACCGCTGAATTGATCGAGCGGCATCGCACGGTGAAGCTCTTTGCCGGTGCCTTTCTCAACACCTTCGAATTTCGCGGCGCCGGTGCGGTGCAGGGACTCCTGTCGGCGCTTACCATCATCGCGGAGCTATACCGGACCGGCAAACGGCGCTTGCCTGATCGCGTGCCGCTGCGCTTTGTGCCCTCCGCATGGCGGCCGTTCGTCCTGCGGGACGGCATCGTCGATCGCGCCGCCTATGAACTATGCGCCTTGTCCCAGCTACGGGAGCGGTTGCGAGCGGGAGACATATGGGTCTCGGGAAGCCGCCAGTTCCGCGATTTCGATAGCTACCTCATCCCGCCGGCCACCTTCGACGCGCTTCGCGAGAAGGGGCCGTTGCCGCTCGCCATCGAAACGGACTTCGATCGTCATATCGAGGAAAGGCGCGCCAGGCTCGACACGGCGATCGAACAGGTGACGGTCCTCGCCCGACAGGGCGAGCTGCCCCAGGTCAGGCTTGACGAAAGCGGCCTTATCATCTCGCCGCTGAAAGCGGCAACGCCACCCGCCACCGAGATTGCCCGTCGCGCTGCCTATGACCGACTGCCGCGCGTGAAGATCACCGATCTCCTGCTTGAGGTCGATGCCTGGACCGGGTTCAGCGAATGCTTCATCCATCGGCGTTCGGGCCGGGAGGCCGACGACCGCAATGCGCTGCTCACCGTCATCCTTGCCGATGGCATCAATCTCGGCCTCACACGCATGGCGGAAACCTGCCGAGGCGCAAGCCTGCGCCAGCTCGCCCATCTCCACGACTGGCACATCAGCGAGGCCGCCTATGGTGAAGCGCTGGGAAGGCTGATCGACGCCCATCGCGCCATGCCGCTCGCCGCGCTGTGGGGAGACGGCACCACCTCGTCGAGCGACGGACAGCAATTCCATGCCGGGGGCCGTGGCGCCGCAATCGGCGACATCAACGCGCGCAGCGGCAACGAACCGGGCGTTGCCTTCTACACCCATGTCTCGGATCGATATGACCCCTTCGCGACCCGGGTAATCGCGGCGACCGCCGGCGAAGCTCCCTATGTGCTGGATGGCTTGCTGTATCAGCAGACCGGCCTGACAATCGAGGAGCACTACACCGATACAGGCGGTGCATCGGACCATGTGTTCGGCCTTATGCCCTTCTTCGGCTACCGCTTCGCGCCGCGCCTGCGCGACATCAAGCAGCGTCGTTTGCACCTCCTTCCCGGCCAGGAAGCCGGCCCCTTGCTTGCCGGCATGACGGCCGAACCGATCGCATTGGGTCATGTCGCGGCGCATTGGGATGAACTGCTGCGGTTCGCCACATCGATACGCACCGGCACCGCCACCGCTTCGGCGATGCTTCGCCGCCTGTCCGCCTATCCGCGACAGAACGGACTGGCCCTCGCGATGCGCGAGCTGGGCCGCCTCGAACGCTCGATCTTCATGCTCGACTGGCTGCGCGACATTGATCTGCGCCGGCGTACCCAGGCGGGCCTCAACAAGGGCGAGGCCCGCAACGCGCTCGCACGCGCGCTCTTCTTCAACCAGCTCGGCGAATTGCGTGATCGGCGGTTCGAGAACCAGACCTATCGCGCCTCCGGCCTCAACCTGCTCGTCGCCGCCATCATCCTGTGGAACACCCGCTATCTCGAAGTGGCGCTGGCTGATATCGGCACGCCCGACGAAATCGCACGTCACGTCGCGCCATTGGGCTGGGAACATATCTCGCTCACCGGCGACTATAGCTGGAATGTTGAAGATCGGCCCGATCCGGATGTCCTGCGGCCACTGCGCGCCATCAGTTCGTTGCTCGCCGCGTAACGTTCACCATACGTTCGCGCTTAGCGTGCGGATGCGTCACTTTC
Coding sequences within it:
- a CDS encoding Tn3 family transposase, which produces MARRRLVSAEIWAGHYGAPLDEREIARHYTLTGDDLEIVGRRRGDATRLGYAMLLLYMRWPGRALEAGEVPPAPVLAYVAQQLGVAPEAFADYAHRDQTRREHLVEIRRSHGFRIFDRKAFHEVVAFSIPIAQTIVHPGQMAGVIVDELRRRQILLPSSSVLEAVLRRARQQAEQLTYEVLTNGLRPDTLQGLDDLLARRTGQAATWLSWLRNAPQSPAARNILRLIERLTHIRALDLDRARADMIPALTFDRLADEGSRITPQHLGELNALRRHATLAAQGIRLEESLTDATLTMFDKLLGSMSRRAENRTRDKALKTVRELQGHLRTLTGSCRILIEARTNGVDSLAQIEALDWQRFAVAVARAEVLGRPETVDRTAELIERHRTVKLFAGAFLNTFEFRGAGAVQGLLSALTIIAELYRTGKRRLPDRVPLRFVPSAWRPFVLRDGIVDRAAYELCALSQLRERLRAGDIWVSGSRQFRDFDSYLIPPATFDALREKGPLPLAIETDFDRHIEERRARLDTAIEQVTVLARQGELPQVRLDESGLIISPLKAATPPATEIARRAAYDRLPRVKITDLLLEVDAWTGFSECFIHRRSGREADDRNALLTVILADGINLGLTRMAETCRGASLRQLAHLHDWHISEAAYGEALGRLIDAHRAMPLAALWGDGTTSSSDGQQFHAGGRGAAIGDINARSGNEPGVAFYTHVSDRYDPFATRVIAATAGEAPYVLDGLLYQQTGLTIEEHYTDTGGASDHVFGLMPFFGYRFAPRLRDIKQRRLHLLPGQEAGPLLAGMTAEPIALGHVAAHWDELLRFATSIRTGTATASAMLRRLSAYPRQNGLALAMRELGRLERSIFMLDWLRDIDLRRRTQAGLNKGEARNALARALFFNQLGELRDRRFENQTYRASGLNLLVAAIILWNTRYLEVALADIGTPDEIARHVAPLGWEHISLTGDYSWNVEDRPDPDVLRPLRAISSLLAA